AGCGAACCGAAGCCCTGTTGAAGCTGGCGAGGCGATACCATCTGCAGGAACTGGAATGGCAGGAGGAAGGTTTGCGTGTTTTCATCCGCCGGGAAGCAACGCCGGTGGAAACGGTGGGTGTCCCCCTGACATCCGGGGTTGTACAGGACACAACTGCTGGTACTCCTGCCAGTGCCACGCTGGTTGAACTGTGCGCCCCGATGACGGGAGTATTTTACCGCGCCACCTCGCCCGATGCTCCTCCCTATGTCGAGGTGGGCGACTTCGTCGAAGAGGGACAAACCGTGTGCCTGATTGAAGCCATGAAGGTGTTTAACGAAGTGCCTGCCGAGCGTTCGGGCAGGGTGGTGGAGATATGTGCCTCCAACGGGCAGCTGGTGGAACAGGGAGCGGTGCTCTTTCGTCTGGAGCCAGAGGAGGTAAGCGCGTGAGCAAGGAGGTCATCCATCTGGGCATCCTGGGGCTGGGCGTGGTCGGCTCGGGAACGGTCGAAGTGCTTCGGCGCAACCGCGAAAGCATCGAGCGCAAGATAGGAGCGCGTCTGGAAATCCGCCGGATTGCCGTGCGGGACGTGAACAAACCCCGCCGTGTGCCTGTAGACCGCTCATTGCTCACCAACAATGCCTATGAGGTCATCGATGACCCGCAGGTAGACATTGTGGTGGAGCTGATTGGCGGTGTGCATCCCGCCAAGGAGTATGTGCTGCGCGCGTTAGAAAACGGCAAGCCAGTGGTCAGCGCGAACAAGGAACTGCTTGCCAAAGAGGGCGCGGACATCATGATGGCGGCGGGTAGATGCCATCTGGACTTTGCCTTCGAGGGAAGCGTAGGAGGTGGCATCCCGATTATTCAACCCATGAAAAACGCGCTGGCAGGTAATCGTATCGAGCGGGTGATGGGAATCGTGAACGGCACGACCAACTACATCCTCACGAAGATGGCAGAGGATGGCACCGACTTCGACCAGGCGCTGAAAGAGGCACAGGCGCAGGGCTACGCGGAAGCCGACCCCAGCGCGGACGTGAACGGACATGATGCCCAGTATAAGATAGCTATCCTGGCATCGATCGCCTTTACTGCCCGTGTGAAGGTGGACGACGTGTATTGCGAGGGTATTGCCAAAATCACCCGCACCGACATGGAGTGGGCGAACCGGCTGGGATATGCAATCAAACTGGTGGCGATAGCGCAGGAGGTCTCGCCCAAAGCGGTACAGGTGCGCGTACATCCCGCGCTTTTACCTCTCTCACACCCGTTGGCAAGTGTGCGCGACGTTTACAACGCCATTCTGGTGCACGGAGATGCCGTGGGCGATGTGATGTTCTATGGGCGCGGGGCGGGCAGTTTGCCTACGGGCAGCGCAGTAGTCGGAGACATCATCGATGTGTCGCGCAACTTGCTGTTCGGTAGTAGCGGGCGTGTGGGCTGTACGTGCTTCGACCAGCGTTACGTCATTCCCATCGAGCAGGTGGAAACCAGCTATTACGTCCGGATGCGCGTGCAGGACCGTCCAAACGTACTGGCGCAGGTCGCCGGGGTGTTTGGCATTCACCACATCAGCATCTCCTCGGTGGTGCAAAGACAGATTAACCCGCAAGAGGCGGAGATTGTGTGGATTACGCACCGCACGCAGGAGGGCGCGATACGCCATGCGACCGCCGAAATCCGACGTCTACCCGTCGTGATGGACGTGTGTAGCACCATTCGCGTGGAAGAATGAAACTCATAGACCGCATGTTGCTATCCGAGCTGCTGGTGCCCTTCTTGGCGGGCACGCTGGCTGTGGTGCTGATGCTGATTGGCAACATGCTGTTTTTTTATGCCGAAGTGCTGTTTGCCAAAGGCGTACCGGTGGTTGCCGTCGCGCAGATGATTGTCTATCATACCCCCTTCTTGCTGGTGCTGACTCTGCCGGTCGCAACGGCGCTGTCGGTGTCGCTGGCGGTGAATCGGCTGGCGAGGGACTCCGAGATTGTTGTACTGCGCAACGCGGGCGCGAGCCTCTGGCGTATTTTCCTGCCCCTGCTGGTGGCGGGATTGGTGATTTCTGTGGTAAACTTCTGGCTTGAGGAATCGGTGGTGCCGCAGGCAGAACGACAGTTCCGCCGTGTGCGAGACCGCATCTTCCTGATGCAGACGGCGCCGATGTTCCGTTCCAACGTGGTTTTCAAAGTGAGCGATTATGCCTTCTACATTGGCCTGGTGGAGAGCGTCAAGGACAACCGCGCCGAGTTGCGAGATGTTCAGGTGTGGGAGATGCCCGTATCCGGCTATGCGCGGACGATTTTGGCTCCTCGCGCGGTGTACGACGACGGGACATGGCGTTTCTACAACGCGCATGTGCATATCTACGGCAGGGATGGGTTTGCCATTGATGCCCGCGCTGCCGGGGAGATTACCATCAACTTACGGGTGGCGCTGGAGGAACTGCTCAGCCCGCCGACACCGGAGGAAACCAACGCAGCGGAACTGCGTCGTCAGGCACAGGAGCTGGAGAAGGCAGGGATGCCAGCCACGCGGCTGTGGGTAGGATACTACTTCAAGTATTCCATCCCTTTTGCGTGCGCGGTGTTTGCTCTGTGCAGCGCGCCTCTGGCGTTGACCTTCGCCCGTGCGGGCAGCTTCATGGGAGTGTTGCTGGCGATTATTCTCGTATTCCTGTTCTGGAATACCCTGCTGCTGGCGCGATTGCTGGGCAATCAGGGGTTTTTGCCTCCGGCGGTTGCCGCATGGGCGCCCAACGTGCTGTTCGCCGCTGGCGGACTGTTTATTCTGTGGCGGTTGGAGTAAGGGATGAGCCGTGTGAAATCCAAAAAGCAAGATTCGCCTGACGCGGTACAGGCTGGAGCCTGTACGACCCCATCCAGTGATAGCATCATTGCTCTCCACCTGCGTGAGGAATGGGTTCACGCGCTGGCTGAAATGCAGGACGCCCGGGAGATAGGGCAGTGGATAACGGAACAACGCGAGCAGCTGATGCATCACATTCAGCCCCACCAAGATGGACTGCATACCTGCCGTTCTTTTACAGCTCTTGCCGACGCGGTGGTGCGTCGTTTGTTTCAGCTTGCTGTCCAGCGCGCACACGTCGCACAGCCCCCGGAGATTGCCGTCGCCGCCACCGGCGGGTACGGGCGCATGGAACTGTCGCCGCACTCGGATATCGACATCACCTTCATCCCGGAGCGCGACGGCGACGCCACTACCGATCGCATCATCCGCGAAATGTTTCGTCTGCTGATGCACGTGATGATGGAGTACGGGCATCTGAAGGTGGGCTACGCCTATCGGCTGATTGAGGACTGTGCCACGCTGGACCACACTACCCAGACGACCCTCGTGGATGCCCGACTGGTAACAGGGAGCCGACACATCTTCGCCCGCTTTCTGGAGGAGTTCTGGGCAAACTTCAATCCCACCGATTTTCTGTTCCGCAAAATCGCCGAGCGGCGCCAGGTACGCGCCCGTTATGGCACCACTCCTTATCTGGTGGAGCCGAACGTGAAAGAGGGGGCTGGCGGGCTACGTGATATTCACCTCGTGCGGTGGCTGGCAGCCGGATGGGCAGGGCTGCCCACGGCAGGGGAGTGGGAACAGCTGGTAGCCCGTGAGTGGCTGACGCCGGAGGACGCGGACCGCCTGATGGAGGCGCACGAGTTTCTGCTGCGCGTGCGCAACCACCTGCATGTTCTGGCAGGGGAACAGCGAGACGTTCTCACCCCCTCCAAACAAGAGCAAATCGCCTCTCGTCTCGGATACGAGCCCGGCGAGCACGCGCCCCCCGTGGAACAGTTCATGCACGATTACTACCTTCACGCCGCAGACGCACACCGAATCTGCGAGGAGGTTATCCGTCGGGTCGAGCAGGGGAGGCACGTGCTGGGCATTGGATTAGACTGCGAGCGCAAAGAGGTGATACCGGCACAAAACCTGTTGCAGCGCGAGGACCCTGTATGGATGGTGTGGGCGGTGCGATTAGCACTGGAGTACGACCTGAATCTGAGCACACCTCTGCAACGGTTGATGAGGCAAACCGCTCAGCGGAAGCCGACCACGCATGACCCCAAACACCTTGCGGAGACGTTTCTTGCCATCCTGCGTGCCCCCAGCGGGGTGGCACGCGCCCTGCGCCAACTGGCAGACACGGGTGTGCTGGGATGGATACTGCCGGAGTTCGAGGCGACCCGCACGCTAATCCCGTATGACCCCTCGCATAACTTCACCGTGGGCGAGCATACCCTGCGCGTGATAGAGAACGTCGATGCGCTGAACAGTATCACCGACCCCAACTACGCGGATTACCGGCGCATTTTTCAGGAGACGCCGCACCGTGAGATACTGTACCTTGCTGCGCTGTTGCACGATGCGGGCAAGGCGAACCCACACATGGAGCACGCCGAAGCCGGAGCGCAGATGGCGCAGGAGGTGGGCAAAAGGCTGTACCTGAGCGAAGACGCGATTGCCGACCTGGTGTTTCTGGTGAGGCATCACCTCTTAATGGCGGAAACCTCGCGGCTCCGCGACCTCAACCTGGAAGAAACCATACGCGATTTTGTCCACATCGTGGATACGGTAGAGCGACTGAACATGCTGTATATCCTGACGTATGCCGACACCCATGCGGTCGGCAGCGGGCAGTGGACGGAGGTAAAGGCCGCCTTCCTGCGAGAACTGCATCGCAAAGCGGAGCGGTTCCTGATGGCATCGGAAGCGGTGGATCACGCACCGCCTGACATCGGCAGATTCCGCCGCCGCCTGGCAAAGGAGCTGAGCCTGGAAAACCTGCCCGAAGAGCTGGTCACTCGCCACCTGAACCAGATGCCCGCGACCTACCTGCTGAACACGCCGCAGGAGCAGATTGGCTTGCACATCCGGATGGTGCAGGAGGCGATACAGGGCACACCCCAGCTGGCATTCCAGACAGCTCCCGATGCATCGGTTACCGAGCTGACGGTCTGTGCTATCGACGACCCTGAGCCGGGCTTGCTGGCAAAGATTGCGGGCGTTCTTTACGCGGGACAGGTTGCCGTGCACGCGGCGAACGTGTTCACCCGCTCGGGGGAAATCAAGATTGCCCTGGATACGTTGTGGGTGGACTATCGCGGTCGCCCGATACCCCCTTCGAAGCGCGCGGAGATCGAGGAGCATATGGTCGCAGTGCTTACGGGCGAGTTGTCGGTAGCGGAACTGCTCCAACGTCGCCGTCGCCACGAACAGACGCCACCTGAGCTGGTCAGTCTGGTAGTGCATCACGACCTGTCCGAGCAGTTCACGGTGATAGAGGTGCGCACCACCGAGCATATTGGGATGCTTTACTGGGTGTGCCGCGCGCTGTCGCAGCTGGGCTGGAACATCCACAGCGCGAAGCTCAGCACGTGGGCGGGCAAGGCGGTGGGCGTGTTCTACATCACCGACTCGGAGGGACGCAAAATCCACGCCGACGCCCAGCGACTGAAGGACACCCTCGCGGAAGGGGCAGAGGCGTTATAGCAACGGGTGATATAATAGGAGTTGCAGGGAGGTGGCGCAAAGGTGGAAGAACGTGAAGAAGGCTGCACTCATCAGACGCCGTCGAGTAGGGATGTCTTTACCACTTTGAAGCAGGCATCCATCCAACACGGCAGCAGCGAGGCTTTACTCTTCTGCTTTGGACGACTTGCCAGTTGCGCCGACGAGTTGAAACGACTGGAAGACCAGATTGAACAGATGGACACGGCCGCCGTCGAGAAAGCAGGCTCGTCTTTAACCTTTGCAGACAACTGACCACAATGAGCCGCTACCTCATGGACACCAACCATGTCAGTGGTCTGTGGAGAGGGGAGGAACGCCTCGCCGAAAGGATTAGGTCGTTCGATGGCGTAGTTTATCTGTGCACTCCAGTGGTTGGAGAGCTATAGCACATGGTGTATTCCAGTCATCGACAGGCAGAAAACATCGTCGAATTGGAGATTCTGCTGAGCCTTTTCCCTGTGTTGGCTTATGATGACCTTGCCGCACGTGAATATGGACGTATCCGCTCTTTGACGAAGCAACAGGGCTTCACACTACCGCCTGTTCACGCGATGATCGCTGCAACTGCACTGGTGCATGGTCTAACAGTGTTGACGTCGGATAGCGATTTCCTGCGGATTCCCGATTTGCGAGTGGAAAACTGGCTGATGTGAGCGCTGCTTAGGGCGATGATGGCAGACAAGCGAACCGTGGGGAGGTGGACTCCCGTGACACCCGAAAGATGAATCTGAGATGCTTCGCTAACACTCAGCATGACAATGGAGTGCCAACATCACATGACAGAAAGGTCATTGCTAGGAGTGCCGACATGAGTAAAGACGAGTCTCCGAACACGAGCGCGGACAAAGACGCACGTCCTATCGAGGTGGACTTCCCGTTGCAGAAAGTCTCCCAGGAGTCGGTGCGGGAGAAGAATATCCGACACGGGCACATCAGCACGCTGCATATCTGGTGGTCGCGCAAGCCGCTGGCAGCATCGCGGGCGTCCATCTTAGCCGCACTGCTGCCCGACAACCCCATCAAACGCCACGAGTACCTGAAACTCATCGAGCGACTCGCCCCGTGGGAAGACGCAAAGGCAAACAGCCGTGCGCTCCTACTACAGCAGGCGCGCGCCCTGATACGCGAGGCGTTCGGTGGGCGCGCCCCGCGCGTGTTAGACCCCTTCGCGGGCGGCGGCAGCATCCCGCTGGAGGCGATGCGACTGGGCTGCGAAACCTACGCGCTGGACTACAACCCCATCGCCGTGCTGCTCAATCGCTGCGTGCTGGAGTACCCGGCGCGCTTTGGCGCGCCCGACTCGGTGTCCAGCGTGCCCTTGCCACCATCCGACGCGCCGTCGCAGGCGACCTTGCTCGTGGATGTCCCTGCCCCATCGCCCCTGTTGCTGGCGGTGCAGGCGTGGGGCGACTGGGTGCTACACGAGGCGCGGAAGCGACTGGAACGCTTCTACCCGCCCGACCCTGACGGCTCGATTCCTGTCGGCTACTATTGGATGCGCACCGTGCCCTGCCAGAACCCCAGCTGTGGCGCGGAAATCCCCCTCACCGCCAACTTGTGGCTGGCAAAGAAAGACCAGAAAGAGGTGGCGCTGAAGATTGTGCCTGAGCGTGCGCAGAGGCGGGTGGCGTTCCAGATTGTGGGTCAGGAGGGCGAACCGATAGACTTCGACCCTGAGCGGGGCACGGTGGCGCGGGCGCATGTGGAGTGTCCCCTGTGCGGGGGCGTGATAGACGACAAGACGACCCGTCGTCTGTTCCAGGAGGGCAAGGCGGGTCAGCGGATGGTTGCCGTGGTGCTGCACCACCCTAATCATCGGGGCAAGCGGTATCGGCTGGCGACCGAAGCGGATGGGGACGCCTACCGCGCTGCTCAAGCGGAGCTGCAGCGTGTGCGCGACCGTCTGCGCGAAGAGTGGGGCATGGAGCCGGTGCCCGATGAGCCGCTGCCGCCGCTGGAAGCGCTCGGTTTTCGAGTCCAGCGCTACGGTCTGACCCGTTGGGGCGACCTGTTCAATGCGCGGCAGCAGTTGGCGTTGGTGACCTTTGTTGACCTGGTGCGTCGGGCGCACGCCGAGATGCTGGCGCAGGGCGCCGACCCCGAATTCGCTAAAGCCGTGGCGACCTACTTGGCGTTAACAGTCTCTCGAATGTCCGATTTTGAGACATCGCTAGCAGCCTGGCATCCACAGTGGGAGTTTTCTAAGAACACATTCTCACGACAGGCAATCCCGATGACTTAGGATTACTCAGAGCTTAATCCGTTGTCTCCCATCCTAACAGGCACTTGGCGGAGTATGTTTGGGCAAGTTATGGAAACCTTATCGAACCTTGTTAGCACTCCAATCTCAGATACGACTCTTGGGAGTATTCAACACGGTTCCGCGACCGACCTGCCGTGGGAAGACAACTTCTTCGACGCCGTCATCACCGACCCGCCCTACTACGATAATGTGCCCTACGCAGACCTCTCGGACTTTTTCTATGTGTGGCTCAAGCGCAGCGTGGGGCACCTGCACCCCGACCTGTTCGTCACCCCGCTCACGCCCAAATCCCAAGAGATGGTCGCCGACGCCAGCAAGGTGGGCGGCGATATGCAAAAGGCACGCGAGCGATTCGAGGCGATGCTTCTGCAGGCGTTTCGTGAAATCCGCCGCGTGCTGAAGCCGAACGGCATCGCCGTGATTGTGTTCGCGCACAAGACCACCGCAGCGTGGGAGACGGTGCTGGGCGCACTCACGGAGGCAGGACTGCGCATCACGATGGCATGGCCCATCCACACCGAGATGCAGGCGCGGTTGCGCGCGCAGGAGTCGGCTGCACTGGCGAGCAGCATCTATATGGTCTGTCGCAAGCGTCAAGGCGCGACAACGGGCTACTGGAGCGAGGTGCGCCGTGAGACGCGCGAGCGCGTGGAGCGCCGCCTGCAGCAGTTCTGGGACGCAGGGGTGCGTGGGGCGGATATGTTCATCAGCGCGATTGGCGCGGCGATGGAGGTCTTCACCCGCTATGCTCGCGTGGAGAAAGCGTCGGGCGACCCTGTGCCGTTGGGCGAGTTTTTGCAGGAGGTGCGCCAGGTGGTCGCCGAGTTTGCGCTGCGGCGCGTGCTACACGAGCAAGCCGTTGCCAGCGAGCTGGACGCGCTCACCCGCTTCTACCTGCTCTATCGCTGGTCTTACGGGCGCGCGGAGGCGCCGTTTGATGAGGCGCGCAAGTTGGCGACCAGCGTCGGGCTGGAGCTGACGCAGGTGTGGGGCGCGGGCGAGGTCATCGAGCAGGACAAGGAGCGCGTGCGCGTGCGGGCGCACTACGAGCGGGCGTGGGGCGTGCGTGTGGGCAGGAATGCGGGGCTTCGACGTCCAAAGACAACGATTGAGCAGTTCACGATGGAGGCGATGCAGCAGGGCGAGGGCGGGAAGGACGATGCGGTCGCCGCATGGGATGTGCTGCGGGAGCGCGGGCGCAGCGCGCTGATTGAGGCGATTCAGCTGGCAGCGGCGCTGTGGGAGGCGAACCAGCTGAGCCTGTTGCGCGAATGGCTCGACGAAGGCTACGGTAACCGCCCCGCCTTCTGGCTGACGGCGCAAGCCATCTCGGAGCTCCTGCCCGACGGCGAGCGCGAACGCCGCGTCCTGCAAGGACTACTTGCACATCGGTAAAATAACAGATGGAGGCACCCATGCGGGCATGGTACGAGGTGATTAAGCCGCGCGCGGACATTCTGAGTGGCGAGTTGGACGAGGCGATTTTCGCGGCGAACTTGGCGGATGTGCTGCACGGGCGCGCGCCGCTGGAGTATGGCGACCCCGCGCGGTTCTTTCAGCAGACCTACCCGACGCAGGGGCTGGTGAACCTGCTGGCGGCGGTAGCGAAACGGCTGGCGCAGGGTACAGGCGACTCGGTGATTCAGCTCCAGACGC
The Bacillota bacterium genome window above contains:
- a CDS encoding acetyl-CoA carboxylase biotin carboxyl carrier protein yields the protein MTEEIERTEALLKLARRYHLQELEWQEEGLRVFIRREATPVETVGVPLTSGVVQDTTAGTPASATLVELCAPMTGVFYRATSPDAPPYVEVGDFVEEGQTVCLIEAMKVFNEVPAERSGRVVEICASNGQLVEQGAVLFRLEPEEVSA
- a CDS encoding homoserine dehydrogenase, whose product is MCLQRAAGGTGSGALSSGARGGKRVSKEVIHLGILGLGVVGSGTVEVLRRNRESIERKIGARLEIRRIAVRDVNKPRRVPVDRSLLTNNAYEVIDDPQVDIVVELIGGVHPAKEYVLRALENGKPVVSANKELLAKEGADIMMAAGRCHLDFAFEGSVGGGIPIIQPMKNALAGNRIERVMGIVNGTTNYILTKMAEDGTDFDQALKEAQAQGYAEADPSADVNGHDAQYKIAILASIAFTARVKVDDVYCEGIAKITRTDMEWANRLGYAIKLVAIAQEVSPKAVQVRVHPALLPLSHPLASVRDVYNAILVHGDAVGDVMFYGRGAGSLPTGSAVVGDIIDVSRNLLFGSSGRVGCTCFDQRYVIPIEQVETSYYVRMRVQDRPNVLAQVAGVFGIHHISISSVVQRQINPQEAEIVWITHRTQEGAIRHATAEIRRLPVVMDVCSTIRVEE
- a CDS encoding LptF/LptG family permease, encoding MKLIDRMLLSELLVPFLAGTLAVVLMLIGNMLFFYAEVLFAKGVPVVAVAQMIVYHTPFLLVLTLPVATALSVSLAVNRLARDSEIVVLRNAGASLWRIFLPLLVAGLVISVVNFWLEESVVPQAERQFRRVRDRIFLMQTAPMFRSNVVFKVSDYAFYIGLVESVKDNRAELRDVQVWEMPVSGYARTILAPRAVYDDGTWRFYNAHVHIYGRDGFAIDARAAGEITINLRVALEELLSPPTPEETNAAELRRQAQELEKAGMPATRLWVGYYFKYSIPFACAVFALCSAPLALTFARAGSFMGVLLAIILVFLFWNTLLLARLLGNQGFLPPAVAAWAPNVLFAAGGLFILWRLE
- a CDS encoding HD domain-containing protein; amino-acid sequence: MSRVKSKKQDSPDAVQAGACTTPSSDSIIALHLREEWVHALAEMQDAREIGQWITEQREQLMHHIQPHQDGLHTCRSFTALADAVVRRLFQLAVQRAHVAQPPEIAVAATGGYGRMELSPHSDIDITFIPERDGDATTDRIIREMFRLLMHVMMEYGHLKVGYAYRLIEDCATLDHTTQTTLVDARLVTGSRHIFARFLEEFWANFNPTDFLFRKIAERRQVRARYGTTPYLVEPNVKEGAGGLRDIHLVRWLAAGWAGLPTAGEWEQLVAREWLTPEDADRLMEAHEFLLRVRNHLHVLAGEQRDVLTPSKQEQIASRLGYEPGEHAPPVEQFMHDYYLHAADAHRICEEVIRRVEQGRHVLGIGLDCERKEVIPAQNLLQREDPVWMVWAVRLALEYDLNLSTPLQRLMRQTAQRKPTTHDPKHLAETFLAILRAPSGVARALRQLADTGVLGWILPEFEATRTLIPYDPSHNFTVGEHTLRVIENVDALNSITDPNYADYRRIFQETPHREILYLAALLHDAGKANPHMEHAEAGAQMAQEVGKRLYLSEDAIADLVFLVRHHLLMAETSRLRDLNLEETIRDFVHIVDTVERLNMLYILTYADTHAVGSGQWTEVKAAFLRELHRKAERFLMASEAVDHAPPDIGRFRRRLAKELSLENLPEELVTRHLNQMPATYLLNTPQEQIGLHIRMVQEAIQGTPQLAFQTAPDASVTELTVCAIDDPEPGLLAKIAGVLYAGQVAVHAANVFTRSGEIKIALDTLWVDYRGRPIPPSKRAEIEEHMVAVLTGELSVAELLQRRRRHEQTPPELVSLVVHHDLSEQFTVIEVRTTEHIGMLYWVCRALSQLGWNIHSAKLSTWAGKAVGVFYITDSEGRKIHADAQRLKDTLAEGAEAL
- a CDS encoding type II toxin-antitoxin system VapC family toxin, whose amino-acid sequence is MVYSSHRQAENIVELEILLSLFPVLAYDDLAAREYGRIRSLTKQQGFTLPPVHAMIAATALVHGLTVLTSDSDFLRIPDLRVENWLM